From the Paraflavitalea soli genome, the window AGGCGGGTCGATCCGGCCTGCGCTCAGGGAAAAAAGCAAAAATGTTCGCCTCGCAACCGGGGTTTACGGTGGAGGCCTTTCTACGGGAGAGGGTTAATACAAGAGTAGATCATTTTTTTTAGCCATGCAAGGTAGAATCCCTATGGGGAAACCACGTACAACTACAATTCACCCACCCCAACCCACAAATACTCCCGTTCGCATTACTCGCCTCTTTTACAATTAGTTGAATAGCAAAGTGGGTCGCCCTGCAGGGCTGCAAGGGAGCATGGCAGGGGCGGCTCACCCTGGCTATTCCGTACCCGGCCAGACAATTAACTTTATAATATTATTTGGTTTATTTTATAAACTACTTTAGTTTTGGATCACAAACAACCGCTACCATGTTCAAATTGATTCCCCTCATCCTTTTACTCCTCACCTGGATCGCAGGTTCAGCCCAGACCACCGTATCCGGCAAAGTGAAGGATGGGAAAGGCCGCCTCATTAACGGCGCCAGTATAGCCATCAAAGACTCTTACGACGGAGGCACCTCCGATTCTACCGGTCAATACCGGTTCAAAACCACCGAAAAAGGAGAACAGACCCTGCTGGTCACCTCCATCGGTTACAAATTGTACGAGCAAAAGGTCACCCTCTCCGGCACATCCATCACCGTGGATGTGCTGCTCAAAGAGGAACCCAACGAGTTGACAGCCGTAGTGATCACCGCCGGCACCTTCGAAGCCAGCGATACCAAACGCGCCACCGTGCTCAACCCCATCGACATTGTTACCACCGCCAGCGCCAATGGCGATATCACCAGCGCCATCAAAACCCTCCCCGGTGCACAGCAGGTAGGAGAAAGTGAAGGCCTCTTCGTGCGCGGTGGCACCGCCCAGGAAACCAAAGTATTCATCGACGGCACCCTGGTCAATAACTTTTTCTTCAGCAGTGTACCCGATATCGCCCAGCGCGGCCGCTTCACCCCTTTTATTTTTAAAGGAACAGTATTCAGCTCAGGCGGCTACTCTGCCTTATACGGACAGGCTTTGTCCGCTGCACTGATCCTCGAATCCATCGACCTGCCCGAACAATCCTCTGCCAGCCTGGGCATATCTACGGTAGGATTGAGCGGGGGCTATCAACAATTGTCCAAAAAGAAAAACGCCAGCTGGGGCATCAACTACAACTATACCAACCTGGCGGCTTATTTCGCCCTGGTCAAACAAAGGGTAGACAATTTCCATACACCCGAATTTCACAACGGTGAATTTAATTTTCGCGTCAAGACCTCCAAAACAGGGATGCTCAAATTCTATGGCTATTCCAATTACAGCAACCTGGGTGTGCGCAGGGGCGATATAGATTCAACCGATCTTAAAAATGCCTTTAAGCTCACCAACTTCAACGTATACGCCAACCTTTCCTGGAAAGAAAAGCTGGGCAAAAAGTGGAAACTCTATATGGGTACTTCCTACAGTGACAACACCGACAAGATCAACAATGAATTGCAGAACCAGGCCAACGAGCCCCAGCATATAGAAGATGATCCCTATGGTAGCAAAAGCTTCCAGGCCAAATCCTATGGAAGCCTCGCCCAGATCAAGGCCGTATTGGAAAGAAGACTCTATGGCCTGAGCGCTATCCGCTTTGGCGGCGAATACATGTACTTTAAAGACCGTACCGATTTCACCAACCGCTTTGTAGCCAAAACACAAAACAGTATCGACGACCAGTTCAAAGCTGCCTTTGCCGAGACGGATATTTACATCACCAACGACCTGGCAGCCAAAGTAGGCGGACGGCTCGAACATTCCTCCCTGCTGAACAAAGCCAATATTGTTCCCCGCATTTCACTCGCCTACAAGCTCACCGATAAAGCACAGGCATCACTGGCCTACGGCGTATTTTACCAAAAGCCCGAGAAGGATTATTTCCTGCGGGGTTATACCTTCAACGACCTGGCCTATACAAAAGCCACCCACTACATTGCCAATGTACAGAAGGTGACCAGGGATTACACCCTGCGCGTGGAAGCCTTTTACAAGAAATACAACGAGCTCACCAAAACCTTTACCTCCAGCGGCAGCAAGGTGATCGACAGTGTGGGCGGCGGCGGCTTTGGCCATGCAAAAGGTATTGAAGTGTTCTGGAGAGACCGTAAGACCTTCAAGAATGTTGATTACTGGATCTCTTACTCCTATCTCGATACCAAAAGGGATTACCTCAATTATCCCTATGCTATTCAGCCCAACTTCGCAGCCAAACATACAGCCAGCCTGGTGGTAAAGAAGTTTGTTTCCAAACTCAAAACACAGTTCAACGGTTCTTATACCTTTGCCTCTGGCCGGCCTTATTACAATATCCGCTACGACAATGGCAGCGCCAAATTCACCATTGCAGAGCAGGGTAAGACCATCCCCTACCACAGCATGAGCTTTAGTGTCAACTACCTGCCCAATATCGGTAAGCAGGGCGCTAAAAGATTTGCCGTATGGGTGTTCTCCGTCAACAATGTGATCGGCAACAACCAGGTATTCGGCTACAACTTCTCTGCCGATGGCACACGGAAAGAAGCCGTGGGCCCAACAGCCAAACGTTTCTTCTTCCTCGGTTGCTTCCTGAGTTTTGGCGTAGACCGTACAGACGATGTGATCAATAGTAATTTATAAAAACAAAGAAATAATTTACCAAACAATTATATAAAAAACAGCAATATGAAAAAGCTCATTGTATCAGCCTCCCTTTTATTCTTAGTGATAGCCGCCACAGCACAAAGTGAAAAATACACCAAGGCCATGCAGGCCAATGTAGCCACCATCGACTCCCTGCACACCGCACAAGCCTGGACCGATATGGCCAATAATTTTCAACGCATTGCCGATGCCGAAAAGACACAGTGGCAGCCTTACTACTATGCAGCACTGGGCTATGTAATGACAGGTTATATGGAAGGCGCTGCAACAGGCGGCACTGCCAGCGCTGACAAAGTAGATCCACTGGCCAATAAAGCAGAGGAATTGCTCAACAAAGCAGAAGCATTGAGCAAAGACAACTCCGAGATCTTTTGTGTAAAGAAGATGATCGCCACCCTGCGTATGATGGCCGATCCCATGAACCGCTACATGACCTACGGTCCGCAGGCTGCCGAAGCTTTACAAAAAGCCAAATCACTCAATCCCGAAAATCCAAGGGTGTACCTCCTGGAAGGACAGGACAAATTTTATACCCCTGAGCAGTATGGCGGCAGCAAAACAGAAGCCAGGACTTTGTTTGAGACATCCATCAAAAAATACGAAAGCAGTAAACCGGCAACAAATATCGATCCCCAATGGGGCAAATCACAGGTGCTGTTCTTCCTGGATCAGTTAAAATAGTGTATATCATGTGCATTGTCCACGGCCGGTCTTCACCAGATTTGCCGTGGACAACTTTATATTTGAGCCATTAAATAATTGTAATGTCAACACAAAGCCTTTCGCCTGAAGAAAGTTTACGGGTCATCCAGACGATGATCAATAAAACCCGTCAGCAGATTTCCGGGCAAAGCCATTATTTTCTGGTATGGGGCTGGTGTACCCTGGCAGCCTGCGTGGGTCAATTTTTACTGATGACAGTATTCCATTCTCCCAGGCATTACCTGGTATGGCTCATTACCATACCCTGCGCCATCTACACCATTTGGTTTTCTTCACGCGAGGAAAAGAAAAACAAAGTAAGGACCTATGCCGCTGATAACATGAGTTACCTGTGGACCGGGGTGGGCATTTCATTTTTTGTGGTGAGCGTGATCTTTATGAAGATCGGGTGGTTCAATTGTTATCCATTTTATATTATGTTTTATGGCCTGGGATCCTTTGTATCGGGCCGCATATTGCGTTTTACTCCCCTGGTAGTAGGGGGCATTATCAATTGGGCGTTGGCCCTGGCTGCCATCTGGGCGCCCTTTGGTTACCAGCCCTTGTTTGCTGCTGCCGCTTTGTTATTTAGTTATATTATTCCGGGTCACCTGTTGCGCAGCTCACAACGGGAATCAGCGTAGTTCAAAAAGTAAATGCATCAGTTATGGAAGAAAAGAAACTGTCCGGAGAAGAAAGTCTGCTGCTGATCCGGCAAATGATACAGGTGGCCAAAGATGAGCACCGGGAGAAAGGTGATGGCTGGCTCATCTGGGGATGGCTGCTGTTTGTGGCCTCCGTTGCCTCTGCTGTGATGAGTTATGTCAAACTGGGCAGGTATGTGGGTTGGGTATGGCTGGGCATGCTGGCAGTTGGGTTGATCGTGTATGCCATCGGGCACCTGCTGCACCAACGCAAGGAAAAAGTACAAACCTATGTACAGGAATTGCTCAATAAGATCGAGCGTGGGTTCTTTATTAGTTTGTTTACCATTGTAGCCTCCGTCTACATCAGCAACAGTAATTTCAATTTCGGTTATTTCTATATTCTGTATGCATTCTGGATGTTCATTCATGGCAGTGCCATCCGCTTCAGGCCATTGATCATTGGCGCCTGGGTCAACTGGGCTGCCGCCATTGCCATTTTCCTGATCAAAGATTTTCAATATGATATGATGATCTCTGCGTTGGCTGTGCTGGTAGGGTACCTCATTCCCGGTTATATGTTGCGGGCTGAGTTCAGGAAAAAGAGCTTGTCATCAGATCGAATCATTGCCTAATGGAATTTAAAGAATTAGATCCTATACTTCATTCCCAGCTCCGGCTGGCTGTTGTTTCACTCCTGATCAGTGTGAAGGAAGCAGAATTTACTTTTATCAAAGAGAAGACCAATGCTACCGCAGGCAACCTCAGTGTGCAGATCAATAAGCTAAAAGAAGCCGGCTATATAGAGGTCATCAAACAATTCAAGGACAACTACCCCCAAACCACCTGCAAAATAACACCCCTCGGCGTAAAGGCTTTTGAAGAATACGTACAGAATTTACAATCTTACTTAGGCGTGAAGAAGTAGCGAGTCGGCAGTCGGCAGTCGTAAATCGGCAGTCGTAAATCGGCAACAATCGTATGAAACGTGTATTCAAGCCCCATCGGGGCTTTCGCTTTGTAGCATACGTATGAAACGTTTTTTTGTGCGCTGTAGGCGCACCCCTCAGGAGCGTTTATAAGAAAGACCTGATAAATTTCTCATTACTTCCTTTTCTATACTTCCGCCTTCTATATGCTGAATTCTGACTCCTGTATTCTTTATTCTACATTCTGTATTCTCTCCTGTATTCACAAAAAAGTCCCCCCAAATCCTTAGCGTATTACTAGCAGGACAGGGGGGATGCTTTCTTACCTCTGTTGAAACCTAACCAATTATTCTTTGATCAGCTTAACGATCATACGTTCTTTGCTGTTGATAGTTACTTCCAGTACATACATGCCAGGTTTCAGATTGCTGCTGCCATCGATCAGGTAACTGTTAGAACCAGTACCCGCTTTGGCACTCTTGCGCATTACTTCCGCACCACTTGCATTCAGCACTTTCATCACGATGTACGAATCCTCGTTCAATTGAACCGTTACGGCAATATCATTCTTGGTAGGATTAGGACTTACACTTACCATTTTCAGGGAGCGTGTATTGTACACACGCACGATCAATATCTTGCTCAGTGCAGTCCTTGCATCCAGGTCCACTTGTTTCAGGCGGTAGTAGATGTCTTTTCTCGCTACTGTGTTACGGCCTACTTTATCGACAAAGTCATAATCTTTCTTCACCGTTGAGTTACCACCCGTCTTGATCGTACCAACAACTTCCCATTTCAAACCATCAAAGCTTCTTTCTACCTCAAAACGGTCGCTGTTGGATTCGAAGTTAGTGGTCCAGCTCAGCTCTACATTACCTTCATCTTTGTACAGACCTTTAAAGTCAACCAGGCTTACAGGCAGTGTACCGGCAGTAGCAAAAGTGAGGGTTACAGTGGCTTCCTGCGAACACTGGGGAATATAACCAAAGTCACAGATCCTGTACTTAAAGGTGGTAGATGTACCGGCAAAACCAGGATTAGGTGTGAAAGTGAAAGTACCATCTGTATTCAAAACTACTGTACCGTGTGCAGACTGCTGCGTAAGATAAGCGTCGAAAGACTCAAACTCAGGATCACTGTCGTTCAGCGTTACATCACCCGAAGCGTTGTGGTTGGCAGCACCGTTGAAGTTATCATTAACTGCAACGGGTGCTGAGTTACAACCAGACGGATAATAAAGCGGAGCATCTATAATAAGACTATCAATGGCCACCCTGGTGTTTCCATTAGTGCCGCCGTATTGGAGGAACACCCGGTAAGGGCCTGAACCTACGGGTCCGAATTTTTGACTAAAAGTATATTCCTGACCAGCAACCGTGCTGCTGTTCATAGTAATGGTAGCCATAGCAGGACCGGCATTGATCAGATCAGCAGTTGCTAAATAGATCTTGATCCACCGGGTAGAACCCGCTGCCAGGGCCGTTTCTAATTTGTAACGGAAAGAAACCTTTACTTCACCAGGAATGTCCAATACCTGGGTATAGATACCGGTAGATTGTGTAGTAGAATTAGAAGCAGTAGTGTTGGAAGAAACCATGGCGCCATCACCTTCGATGCCGGGCGTCCAGCCATCATTCACATTGAAATCGTTAATAACCCAGCAATGTTGTTGAAGATGACCTTTTACCTGGGAAAGAGATACGCCTGAGCGTGAGTTAAACTTTTCATTTACCTGAGCATTTGCCCCGAGAGAAGAGAGGAGTACCCATGCGGATACCATAAGGAGTGTAAAATTCCGTTTCATTGATGTAAGTTTCAGAGTTTAGAAATCAATCTTGATACACGGATGAATGAAATTCATCGGGGCATTCAAAGGAAGGAGAATGAGTTGCAAAGGGACATACGAATGAGGGAATAGATTCCACTCCGAGCTTACACATAGCTATTGGAAGATACTATAGGTAATAACCATTACAGGTTAAACATCAAACAGACTTAAACTAAAAGATGGTTGGAAATTGGTGCAAGATGGTAATTCGTGTGGTCTTGCAGGTAACGGAAATCTCAGAGGATGTGTGGGATGATGGAGCAAAAGTAAAGCGCCACGACGGATTATGCAAGTATTTGGAATATTTTTTTTCCAGAATAGGGACTTTCGCCTACCTGCCTGATCCTATTATATTTTTACTGTTTCCTAACAATTTGAGTTGTAATTTGTAACGTAATTACCATATGTCGGTCATCATACAGGTTAATCACCTCAGCAAATACTACAAAGAATTAAAAGCGGTCGATGATATCTCATTTACCGTGAACCAGGGCGATATATATGGCTTCCTGGGCCAGAATGGCGCTGGTAAATCCACCACTATTCGCATGTTGCTCACGTTGATAGAACCTACTAACGGTCATATTGAGCTGTTTGGCATGGACCTTAAAAAGCACCGCAAGGACATATTAAGACAAATAGGCGCCGTGATCGAACGGCCCGATCTGTATAAATACCTTACCGCCTATGAATGCCTCTCCCTCTTTGCACGCATGAGCGGTATAAGGGCCAACAAGCAGCAACTGATGGCGCAGCTGGAGCAGGTAGGATTGCAGGAACGGGCACAAAGTAAAGTAAAGACCTTCTCGCAGGGCATGAAGCAGCGCCTTGGCATTTCCGTAGCCCTGGTACATGATCCGCAACTGATCATCCTCGATGAACCTACTAATGGTCTCGACCCACAGGGCATCGCCGATATACGCAACCTGATCTTACAGCTTAGTAAGCAACAGGGAAAAACCATCCTTATTTCATCACACCTCCTGTATGAAATAGAAATGACAGCCAACCGGATGATCATTATCGACAAGGGAAAGAAGATTGCAGAGGGCAGTGTGAAAGAATTGTTCGATCCGTCCAGCATGTTGATCCAGGTGAGCTTTGCCAATACAGCGGAGGTAGCCGTACAATTGCAGCACAGCAAGTGGAAAGACCTGATCAAAACACAAGAGCAAAACAATATAGTTTTCCAGATGGATGAGCAGCAGGTGCCCGCACTTACTGCCGACCTGGTCAATATGGGTGCAGCCATTACCGCCCTGCAGCCTCAACACTCCCTGGAAGCTTATTTCCTGGCCTTAACAACAGCCAACCGACATGTGGACACTTTTACAAATTGAACTCTTTAAGATATTCAAGCGGCCGCGTACCTACATCTCATTTGTAGCCATTGCCGCTATCGTGTTGCTCATCCAGCTGGCGCTGTTTGTTGATGCCGATACCTACCTCGACCTGCTCTTACAATCCATCCGGTCCGACTTTGCCATTGACGGCAAGATTGCCAATGGATACTTTGTATGTTATTTTATCCTACAAACCTTATTGATCCACGTGCCTTTACTGATCGCCCTGATCGGGGGAGATATGATCGCCGGCGAAGCCAATATGGGTACCCTCCGCCTGCTGGCCAGTAAGCCCATCAGCCGCAGCTCATTGATGTTGTCCAAGTTTATTGCCAGTGTGATCTATACCCTGATGCTGCTGGTGTGGATGGCCTTCCTTTCCCTGTTCCTGTCGATGGTGGTATTTGGCGTGGGCGACCTGATGGTCTTTAAAAGTTCGGAGATCATTCAGCTCAAACAGGCCGATGTGATGTGGCGCTACTTTGCGGCTTTTGGATTTGCCGCCATTGCCATGACTACCGTAGCGGCACTCTCCTTCTTCTTATCACTCTTTGCAGAAAATTCCATCGGACCCATCGTGGCTACCATGAGTATTGTAATAGTATTTACCATCCTCACCACCATGGACCTGCCCTTCTTTAATTTAATGAAGCCCTACCTCTTTACCTCCCATATGCTGGGCTGGAAAGGGTTCTTCGATAATCCCATCAATTATGGCAGTGTATTCAAATCAGCAGGCGTGCTGCTGCTCCACATAGCAGGGTTCGTAGGCATTGCCATCTACCTGTTCAAAAAGAAAGATATTTTATCGTAGTAAGTAGTAAACCGTAGATATTAAGCCGTAACCAGTTTGCGCTTTCTCCGGGTTACAGTAATGCCTTTTAAGCTCACCATTTCGCTTTTGTCCTGGTCCCACACTTTCAGGCGCAGGCAGGCAATGATATCCCGGGGATGCAGCGAGGTCGTTTTGGCTACCTGCAATTCGGGGAAGTGCGCCATCACCTCAGGCAGGCGATAGAAAGGTATTTTGGCATTGAGGTGGTGAATATGGTGGTAGCCGATATTAGCGGTGAACCAATGCATCACAGGGCTCATGGTCATATAGCTGGATGATTCGAGCGCAGCTTTATCATACGCCCATTCGGTATTGCAGCAAAAGGTAACACCGGGAAAATTATGCTGCGCATAGAATAAATAAGAACCAAGCGCAAAAGCGATCAGGAAGGGCACAAAGAACAGCAGGAGCCAGGCCTGCCAGCCGAGGAAAATAAAAATACAGGTGGCGGCGGCAACATGCAATACCAATGCGAGCAAGGCGTCGAAGTGCTTACGCGGACTGCTCACAAAAGAGCCTACACACATACCCAGCAGGAACATGGTGAAATAACCCAGCCCGATCGTGAGCGGATGGCGGATAGCGAGGTAGCCGATCCTTTCTCCGGCCGACATATTCTGGTATTTCTGCTTAGTGGCAATGGGAAAGGAACCGATGCTGGCGCTGAATAATTTGGAATTATGCTTATGGTGATGGTCGTGCGAGCGTTTCCAGATACTGGTAGGAGCCAGCATATAGATACCGAAAACGGTCATGATGGCTTCGGCCAGCTTCGATTTGTGTAAGATGGTATGGTGCTGGTGGTCGTGGTAGATCACAAACATGCGCACCAGCAGCAATCCGGCCAGCAGGCTGGAGGCTATTCTTGCACCGAGCCAGGGCAATAAAACTGTTCCGGCCAGGGCCAGGATGGTGACCCCAAGTGTTGTAAGCGTATGGAACCAACTTTTACTCCTGATCTCTTTGGCAAAAGGCTTGGTAGCCAATATCAGCTCTTTCCCGGACCTCATATTCATATTTGGTGTTGCTTTAAAGAATTTTAACTAAATGTTTGGTCGCTTATGCTTCCACCGGCGGTGTGTCCACAGCCAGGTTTCCGGGTTATTGATGATATCTGCTTCCAGTCTTTTGGTGTGTGCTTCAGTAATTTCACCCTCGCGGATGTTATTATAAGGCGGCATCATTAAAGTGTCAGCGGTTAACGTATAATAGCCCCGTTTTATTTTTTTGATCGATACATAAACGATCGGATAATTCATTTTCTGAGAGATCTTCTCTGTACCTGGAAAAACAGGTGTATCCTGGTTCAGAAAGTTCATCCAATAAGCTCTGTCAGGTGATGGTGTTTGATCGGCGATGAAAGCAGTAGCGGATAAATGTCCCCTGTTTTGCACCATTTCCCTGAACGTATCTTTCATGGCAATGAGCTTAGTACCAAACCGCGTGCGCATTTTTATAGTCAACCTGTTAAAATGCTGATTGGCCAGTGGATGATAGATCACATACAACTGGTGCTTGCACCTGAGGCTGAACGTATTGCCCGCCCATTCCCAGTTGCCGTAATGACCCATCACGATCACAATACTTTTATTCTCGGCGGCAAACCCATTGAACAAGGCCTCTGCCGCTGGTTCCATACTACAATGTTTTAGCATGGAATCACTACTGATTGTCAGTGTTTTGAATGTTTCCAGGAAAAGATCACAGAAGTAACGGTAGAAATGTTTGCGGATGGCTTTGATCTCGGAGTCGCTTTTTTCAGGGAAAGAGTTGCGCAGGTTGTCAAAAACCACCTTTTTCCGGTAGCCGATCACATGGTACAAAACAAAGCAAAAGACATCTGATAACAGGTACAGTGCGCGAAAAGGCAGCACAGATAGGAAATACAAAAAGGGTAGGGCTATATAATAGCTCAATACGGCCAAGGTCGTAAGTTGTTTAGTTTTAAAGGTTGCGCTAAAGATAACTGAATTATATACTCCAAAGCCGGAAACGGGGATTAAAATAATGTCACTTTAACATTATATAAAATTTATGCGCCATTCAACCATCTGACTACTATCCCATTAAAAAAGGCAGCCCCGCTATAGAAGCAGGGCCGCCTTGTATTAAGTGAATACGATTAGAAACCGTATTTGGTTACGCCGGGTGTCGCTACCGGGTAGAATCCATCTGCATCAGGCAATACGGGCGGTGTAGCCGCAAAATCATATTGCTTGGGATGGAGGTCAATGCCCGAATTAATGGCCTTGTCCCACTCTATCACCTGTCCCGTATAGGTGGCCATACGACCGAGGATAGAGGTCATGGTGCTTTTGGCGCCATTCTCAGCATCGGCAAATTTGTATTCGCCTTTGGCAATGGCTGCGAATAGTTCATCATGCTCTGTTTGGTAAGGATTGTTCTCCAGTTTCGTGTCGTACTGGTACAATACTTTGCCCTTGCTGCTCACAATATTGGCCGCCCCTGTCTGGATAATGCCCTTGGTGCCCACCAACAGTTCATCTACCTTACTCATGGTGCCGGGAATATGACGGCACTGACTGTTGAGGATGGAACCATCGGCGTAGTGGAATTCTACATAGTGGTGGTCAAATATTTCACCATACTCTTTTCCTTTACGCACCTGGCGGCCGCCCATGCCCTGTGCTTTTACAGGATAGCCGCCTTTGAACCAGTTGATCACATCAATATTGTGGATATGTTGTTCCGCAATATGATCGCCGCAAAGCCATACGAAATAATACCAGTTACGCATCTGGTATTCCATTTCCGTTTGACCAGGCTGGCGTTTGTTTACCCACACACCGTCGTTGTTCCACCACGCTTGTGCGGAAGTGATATCGCCAATGAGGTTTTTCTTTTTAAACAGTTCACGATAGCTGTTCTGGTAATGGCGTTGTAAACCCACTACTACATTCAGCTTTTTAGCTTTGGCCTGTTCTGCCGCAGCCAGTACTTTTTGTACACCGGCAGGATCAGTAGCCACCGGCTTTTCCATGAAAATATGTTTGTTCTGCTTTACCGCTTCTTCGAAGTGAATGGGCCTGAAACCGGGAGGCGTGGCCAGGATCACCACATCGGCCAGGGGAATGGCTTTCAGGTAGCCATCAAAACCTACAAAACGCCTTTCTGCAGGCACATCCACGCGGTCCTTCACCGTCTTATCGCCCGATTTGGAATCGGCGGTCAATGATTTATAGCATCTTTCCAGGCGGTCGCTGAAGGCATCGGCCATGGCTACCAGCTTTACATTTTGCTTGGTAAGCAGGGCCTGCATAGCAGCGCCGGTACCCCGGCCGCCACAGCCGATGAGGGCTACTTTAATAACGTCATCAGCGCCTGAAAAATAATTGGCTTTGGAAAAGAGAGGGGCGGCGATCAATCCGCCGGCAATCAGCGAGGACTGTTTCACAAAATCACGCCGGGAAGAATGGTTGGATGCATCTTTACGCATGGTTGTTAATTTATATAATGGAGCAATCTAATTACCGAGGTATTTTTTATAAAAGGCGTCTGCCTCTTCAGCTGTTGGCGCCTTCAAGGGGCGTACCAGGCGGAAACCTACCTGCATCCCATCTGTGAGCCACCATTTGCTTTTGGGTATCTGCGGATCACGTTTGTTCCAGGAGGGATCTGATTTACCACGACTGGCGCTGCGCAAAGCCTCTGGCTTATCGAGGTATCCACCGCCACGCACGGTCTTCGGGTACGTATCCTCTGTGCTGAAAGAAGGGTCGGTAGCGCCATCAGCAATCGTTGTAAAGTATTTCTCCTCGTAATGATCGAGGGTCCACTCCGCTACATTACCGATCATATCATAAAACCCCCAGGCATTGGGTTTCTTTTGCCCCACTTTCTGGTACTTGTTCTTACTATTGACGCTAAACCAGCCATAATCCTTCAGCAGTTTGGCATCATTCCCGAAATAATAAACGGTATTGGTGCCAGCCCGGCAGGCATACTCCCACTCTGCTTCTGTAGGCAGGCGGTAGAATACACCTGTTTTTTTATACAGCCACCGGCAATACATAAGGGCTGTGCGCTGTGACATACTGTTTACCGGAAATCCGCCCTGCTTGCCCATGCCCCAGCTCAGGTCGATGTATTGTGGCGTAGGTCTTGTTACCACATCTACTTCCGAATTGCGGCTGGTGCTTTCATCATTGAAGAACAACAGGAATTCATCATACGTAACTTCGTACCGGCCCATCCAGAAGGCGGAGACATTTACGTTGCGCTGTGGCGTCTCATCGGGCTTTTTGCCTGCATCCTTTTCAGCGCTGCCCATCAGGAATTTCCCTGCGGGAACGGGCAGCATTTTAAAAGATATAGCCGAACCGGGGATCGTTGTTTCGTAGGGTTCAAAGTTCGTTGCTTGCTGTGCCTGGGCTACACTTACTGCAGCAGCCCCATAAAAGAATAACACCAGTCGTTTCACACTTAATAAGTTTAGGTGGTCGAAAGATAAGCAAATAATTTATAGGTCCCTCCCAAACCATATCATTCAGGTAGAGAAATCGATTGCATAAAAATAAATTTCCTCGCTACTGTCATGCTACAGCATATTGATGTTAAATTTATCCAAACACTCAGAACATGAAACGTCGACAATTTATGCGTAATTCCCTG encodes:
- a CDS encoding TonB-dependent receptor, whose protein sequence is MFKLIPLILLLLTWIAGSAQTTVSGKVKDGKGRLINGASIAIKDSYDGGTSDSTGQYRFKTTEKGEQTLLVTSIGYKLYEQKVTLSGTSITVDVLLKEEPNELTAVVITAGTFEASDTKRATVLNPIDIVTTASANGDITSAIKTLPGAQQVGESEGLFVRGGTAQETKVFIDGTLVNNFFFSSVPDIAQRGRFTPFIFKGTVFSSGGYSALYGQALSAALILESIDLPEQSSASLGISTVGLSGGYQQLSKKKNASWGINYNYTNLAAYFALVKQRVDNFHTPEFHNGEFNFRVKTSKTGMLKFYGYSNYSNLGVRRGDIDSTDLKNAFKLTNFNVYANLSWKEKLGKKWKLYMGTSYSDNTDKINNELQNQANEPQHIEDDPYGSKSFQAKSYGSLAQIKAVLERRLYGLSAIRFGGEYMYFKDRTDFTNRFVAKTQNSIDDQFKAAFAETDIYITNDLAAKVGGRLEHSSLLNKANIVPRISLAYKLTDKAQASLAYGVFYQKPEKDYFLRGYTFNDLAYTKATHYIANVQKVTRDYTLRVEAFYKKYNELTKTFTSSGSKVIDSVGGGGFGHAKGIEVFWRDRKTFKNVDYWISYSYLDTKRDYLNYPYAIQPNFAAKHTASLVVKKFVSKLKTQFNGSYTFASGRPYYNIRYDNGSAKFTIAEQGKTIPYHSMSFSVNYLPNIGKQGAKRFAVWVFSVNNVIGNNQVFGYNFSADGTRKEAVGPTAKRFFFLGCFLSFGVDRTDDVINSNL
- a CDS encoding winged helix-turn-helix domain-containing protein, encoding MEFKELDPILHSQLRLAVVSLLISVKEAEFTFIKEKTNATAGNLSVQINKLKEAGYIEVIKQFKDNYPQTTCKITPLGVKAFEEYVQNLQSYLGVKK
- a CDS encoding Ig-like domain-containing protein gives rise to the protein MKRNFTLLMVSAWVLLSSLGANAQVNEKFNSRSGVSLSQVKGHLQQHCWVINDFNVNDGWTPGIEGDGAMVSSNTTASNSTTQSTGIYTQVLDIPGEVKVSFRYKLETALAAGSTRWIKIYLATADLINAGPAMATITMNSSTVAGQEYTFSQKFGPVGSGPYRVFLQYGGTNGNTRVAIDSLIIDAPLYYPSGCNSAPVAVNDNFNGAANHNASGDVTLNDSDPEFESFDAYLTQQSAHGTVVLNTDGTFTFTPNPGFAGTSTTFKYRICDFGYIPQCSQEATVTLTFATAGTLPVSLVDFKGLYKDEGNVELSWTTNFESNSDRFEVERSFDGLKWEVVGTIKTGGNSTVKKDYDFVDKVGRNTVARKDIYYRLKQVDLDARTALSKILIVRVYNTRSLKMVSVSPNPTKNDIAVTVQLNEDSYIVMKVLNASGAEVMRKSAKAGTGSNSYLIDGSSNLKPGMYVLEVTINSKERMIVKLIKE
- a CDS encoding ABC transporter ATP-binding protein, which gives rise to MSVIIQVNHLSKYYKELKAVDDISFTVNQGDIYGFLGQNGAGKSTTIRMLLTLIEPTNGHIELFGMDLKKHRKDILRQIGAVIERPDLYKYLTAYECLSLFARMSGIRANKQQLMAQLEQVGLQERAQSKVKTFSQGMKQRLGISVALVHDPQLIILDEPTNGLDPQGIADIRNLILQLSKQQGKTILISSHLLYEIEMTANRMIIIDKGKKIAEGSVKELFDPSSMLIQVSFANTAEVAVQLQHSKWKDLIKTQEQNNIVFQMDEQQVPALTADLVNMGAAITALQPQHSLEAYFLALTTANRHVDTFTN
- a CDS encoding ABC transporter permease; its protein translation is MWTLLQIELFKIFKRPRTYISFVAIAAIVLLIQLALFVDADTYLDLLLQSIRSDFAIDGKIANGYFVCYFILQTLLIHVPLLIALIGGDMIAGEANMGTLRLLASKPISRSSLMLSKFIASVIYTLMLLVWMAFLSLFLSMVVFGVGDLMVFKSSEIIQLKQADVMWRYFAAFGFAAIAMTTVAALSFFLSLFAENSIGPIVATMSIVIVFTILTTMDLPFFNLMKPYLFTSHMLGWKGFFDNPINYGSVFKSAGVLLLHIAGFVGIAIYLFKKKDILS